One Nitrospirae bacterium YQR-1 DNA segment encodes these proteins:
- a CDS encoding sugar nucleotide-binding protein, producing the protein MGKAFLSRYRGILPDTLALAKNANTGGLIHYNLLEPGALPSEITTGTYTDALVLAGISRIKTCEDNMEMTGKVNVTGVLTLMRELVKRQIKPIFFTTDYVFDGTTGSYTETSAFNPLNEYGRQKAFVESYMKNTFDNYLIVRLGKVFSHEKGDGTLLDEMASVFSKGGTVRAASDQVFCPLPVTDLIEVVISLQIKNVAGTINVCSFKPCSRYELALTLAKEMGISSDKVEKITLAQLNESFIRPLNTSLLTDRLRGIFEGKLTPLQDSVKRVAGNWKDVC; encoded by the coding sequence TTGGGAAAGGCATTTCTTTCACGATACCGCGGGATTTTACCTGATACCCTCGCTTTAGCAAAAAATGCAAACACCGGAGGGCTCATACACTACAACCTTCTGGAGCCCGGCGCTTTACCATCTGAAATTACCACCGGCACTTACACCGATGCGCTTGTTCTTGCAGGTATATCCAGGATAAAAACCTGTGAAGACAACATGGAAATGACCGGAAAGGTTAACGTTACAGGGGTGCTTACCCTTATGCGGGAGCTTGTCAAAAGGCAAATTAAACCTATCTTTTTTACAACTGATTATGTCTTTGACGGTACCACAGGCTCATATACCGAAACATCCGCGTTTAATCCGCTTAATGAATACGGCAGACAGAAAGCCTTTGTAGAATCATATATGAAAAACACCTTTGACAACTATTTAATAGTGCGCCTGGGCAAGGTGTTTTCACATGAAAAAGGGGACGGAACGCTTCTGGATGAGATGGCCTCTGTTTTCTCTAAAGGTGGGACAGTCAGGGCGGCCTCAGACCAGGTTTTTTGTCCCTTGCCGGTTACTGACCTTATTGAGGTGGTTATATCTTTACAAATAAAAAATGTTGCCGGAACCATAAATGTATGTTCCTTTAAACCGTGCTCAAGATATGAGCTGGCATTGACCCTGGCTAAAGAGATGGGAATAAGCTCCGATAAGGTTGAAAAAATAACCCTTGCACAACTTAATGAAAGTTTCATCCGCCCCCTGAACACCTCCTTGCTGACAGACAGACTCAGGGGCATCTTTGAGGGCAAATTAACACCTCTGCAGGACTCTGTAAAGAGAGTTGCCGGTAACTGGAAAGACGTTTGTTAA
- a CDS encoding class I SAM-dependent methyltransferase codes for MPVTGKTFVKLKNQHNTGKTLCPAGERLFIKMNTNKCILCGCKSLTDIPFSGELTGVTSDCKPWPYFGHYVWCEACGHVQKLLTGGLLDDIEAIYSNYEIYSLSNGNEQLIFHQTTNKTRSHELLTQLKADIEIPQEGRVLDVGCGNGALLKTFGTMYPGWSLFGFEQSNLQAKEIPDVKEVYSGSIDTIEGTYDIVTMIHVLEHIFDPVSFLRKLHAVMNPEGILFIQCPFFKRNPFDLTVVDHCSHFSPDTLAYALNAAGFKILLQRDWIAKELSMVAVKAHNNSAATALKHINDSASAVESFSWLHRVVQHAREVSRNGTLGIFGTAIAGTWLANTIRAQVRFFAEEDPLKQGKEHMGLPVFHPDSIPWKDALVYLAFPAKTAGEIHKRLVISYPPVKFIVPPES; via the coding sequence TTGCCGGTAACTGGAAAGACGTTTGTTAAATTAAAAAACCAACACAACACCGGCAAAACCTTGTGTCCGGCCGGGGAGAGGCTTTTTATTAAGATGAACACCAATAAGTGTATTCTGTGTGGTTGCAAGAGTTTAACGGATATTCCGTTTTCCGGTGAGCTTACCGGCGTTACCTCTGATTGCAAACCGTGGCCCTATTTTGGCCACTACGTATGGTGTGAGGCGTGCGGACATGTCCAAAAACTACTTACCGGAGGACTGCTGGATGATATTGAAGCCATTTATTCCAATTATGAAATATACTCTCTCAGTAATGGCAATGAACAGTTGATTTTTCATCAAACTACAAACAAAACACGTTCACATGAACTTTTAACACAATTAAAGGCAGACATTGAGATACCGCAAGAGGGCAGAGTGCTTGATGTCGGTTGCGGAAACGGCGCACTGCTGAAGACATTCGGCACTATGTATCCGGGGTGGAGTTTATTTGGATTTGAACAGAGTAATTTACAGGCAAAAGAGATTCCGGATGTTAAAGAGGTTTACTCCGGCTCCATAGATACAATAGAGGGCACTTATGATATTGTTACAATGATACACGTTTTAGAACATATTTTTGACCCTGTGAGTTTCCTGAGAAAACTTCATGCCGTCATGAACCCTGAAGGTATTTTGTTTATCCAGTGTCCTTTCTTTAAAAGAAATCCATTTGATCTGACAGTTGTTGACCATTGTTCTCACTTTAGCCCTGACACTCTTGCCTATGCCCTCAATGCCGCCGGTTTTAAAATACTGCTCCAGAGGGATTGGATTGCAAAGGAACTGTCGATGGTGGCTGTAAAAGCCCACAATAACAGTGCCGCCACCGCCCTTAAGCATATAAATGACAGTGCTTCCGCTGTGGAGTCTTTCTCCTGGCTTCACAGAGTTGTGCAACATGCAAGGGAAGTCTCCCGCAACGGCACATTGGGTATATTTGGTACAGCCATAGCCGGCACATGGCTGGCAAATACGATACGGGCACAAGTGCGTTTCTTTGCCGAGGAGGACCCTCTGAAGCAAGGTAAAGAACATATGGGGCTGCCCGTATTTCATCCTGACTCTATACCATGGAAAGATGCCTTAGTCTATCTGGCGTTTCCTGCAAAGACAGCCGGAGAGATTCACAAAAGACTGGTAATCTCTTATCCGCCGGTCAAGTTTATTGTACCCCCTGAAAGTTGA
- a CDS encoding TIGR04372 family glycosyltransferase: MFTKIKLTARHLLDVIAITAMFIFSLLRLLCNIKSIHNAELIVVMPEGGFGHTCILPDAMRRLFKGKKLLCICLSYYNRHNWKLPLIWKDIVQLFLPLQAGVSLFGHKFISTKSPFYRNTLILTVFKFAHIVNNHNAQIMLYEKFLASYLMPLVPEGFRKSSSEVSNAAQHQWIVAYYKIVQGTDVPKASLPHHIREQIAQRLDCVCRLKGKKLCGLYLRQKGRSMMDNVTNTARDGSALEEYLPAVEFLIKNGYQVLLTGDVLCPEPIYRRFKGMLADYKKLKCNEKYFNLFVCTEVDMFIGENGGAITLPAVNKTPILCLNAYPYAFTTASTFLWIYYKTLRDTSGDLIHYKDIFKDSPYLYDYHIQRNYTLHTIGGDDILKAVRYFVEDIKNTPALNIKDRPIENTLPDYVFLKHVNARLSPAFLELFEKDSV, from the coding sequence TTGTTTACAAAAATTAAACTTACAGCACGGCACCTGCTTGATGTTATTGCAATAACTGCAATGTTTATTTTTTCTCTCCTTCGTCTGCTCTGTAACATTAAATCTATCCACAACGCTGAGCTTATTGTTGTTATGCCCGAGGGCGGTTTCGGCCATACGTGTATATTGCCCGATGCGATGAGACGGTTATTTAAAGGAAAGAAATTGTTATGCATATGTCTGTCATACTATAACCGCCACAACTGGAAGCTGCCGCTGATATGGAAAGATATTGTGCAGCTGTTCTTACCACTGCAGGCCGGTGTTTCTTTATTTGGGCATAAGTTTATTTCCACCAAAAGCCCTTTTTACCGCAATACGCTAATATTGACGGTGTTTAAGTTTGCACATATTGTCAATAATCACAATGCGCAAATAATGCTTTACGAGAAGTTTCTGGCTTCTTATCTTATGCCTCTTGTGCCGGAGGGCTTTAGAAAGTCCTCCTCAGAAGTTAGCAATGCAGCCCAACATCAGTGGATTGTCGCATATTATAAGATAGTCCAGGGCACGGATGTGCCTAAGGCCTCTCTGCCACACCATATCAGGGAACAGATAGCGCAAAGGCTTGATTGCGTGTGCCGGTTGAAGGGCAAAAAACTCTGTGGATTGTACCTAAGGCAAAAGGGCAGGAGTATGATGGACAATGTGACAAACACCGCCCGTGACGGCTCTGCACTTGAGGAGTACTTACCGGCTGTGGAGTTTTTAATTAAAAACGGATACCAGGTGCTGTTAACCGGGGATGTTCTCTGCCCTGAGCCGATATACAGAAGATTTAAGGGAATGCTGGCGGATTATAAGAAACTGAAATGCAATGAAAAATACTTTAATTTATTTGTATGCACGGAGGTTGATATGTTTATAGGTGAAAACGGAGGGGCAATAACGCTCCCTGCGGTTAATAAGACTCCTATACTATGTTTAAACGCCTACCCCTACGCTTTTACCACTGCATCAACCTTTTTATGGATTTATTATAAAACCCTGCGGGATACATCAGGGGATCTCATACACTACAAGGACATATTTAAAGACAGCCCTTATCTTTATGACTATCATATTCAGAGAAACTACACTCTGCACACCATAGGCGGCGATGACATACTAAAAGCCGTCAGATATTTTGTGGAGGACATTAAAAACACTCCGGCGCTGAATATTAAAGACAGGCCGATAGAAAACACCCTGCCCGATTATGTATTTCTGAAACACGTAAATGCCCGCCTCTCTCCGGCCTTTCTGGAGTTGTTTGAAAAAGATAGTGTGTGA
- a CDS encoding UPF0175 family protein — protein MIKKTFTLELPDSVQPERLSLIDQEFFRYITAGILYMKGIISGKEAREITGLTQREFEENMAKYGFVIMPDTDKDIEIETKTLQDNQSSKWALLSQEVQQDDTFTGLGTQILADVKEFRENFTFKRLEQSQ, from the coding sequence ATGATTAAAAAAACTTTTACCCTTGAACTTCCAGACTCCGTACAACCAGAAAGATTGTCTTTAATAGACCAAGAATTTTTTCGTTATATTACAGCTGGTATCCTTTACATGAAAGGGATTATTTCAGGTAAAGAAGCCAGAGAAATAACCGGTTTGACCCAAAGAGAATTTGAAGAGAATATGGCTAAGTACGGTTTTGTAATTATGCCGGATACAGACAAAGATATTGAAATTGAAACTAAAACTTTACAAGATAATCAATCGTCAAAATGGGCGCTTCTGTCTCAAGAAGTCCAACAAGACGATACTTTTACCGGTCTTGGAACACAAATATTAGCCGATGTAAAAGAATTTCGAGAAAATTTTACCTTTAAACGGCTGGAACAAAGCCAGTAA
- a CDS encoding YgiT-type zinc finger protein: MNICVFCGNVHLREKKVQYIYKHNERFLIINNVPCEECLYCGEQYFKAETLRKIEKDFEDIYLSGKKCQHEIRVPVEEFR; the protein is encoded by the coding sequence ATGAATATCTGTGTTTTTTGTGGTAATGTACATCTCAGAGAGAAGAAGGTTCAGTACATTTACAAGCATAATGAACGTTTCCTTATTATAAACAATGTACCATGTGAGGAATGTCTATACTGTGGTGAACAGTATTTTAAAGCAGAAACATTAAGAAAGATAGAAAAGGATTTCGAGGACATTTATCTTTCAGGCAAAAAATGTCAACATGAAATCAGAGTACCGGTTGAGGAGTTTCGCTGA
- a CDS encoding class I SAM-dependent methyltransferase — translation MGSKQIISALLNEHAFSPITGQFLAIGRSTVYTPKNVLTDLFNKYKIPTETLQSIYSSNKYIDNSTRRSTGEITDDALIASFSGCQYNCLDISGYEGADIIHDMNTPIPQDYHGKYDFIYNGGCMDNMFDPVTCIKNTAKMLSPNGRIVHAESATAMAGYYLTFSPEWFFSYYAINNFYDCKVYVVVAREPYKDIGRKIFDADLFLWRPYFTRTQDYNYIEGCRSVDGLMLLIVVAQKGRHSTSDTIPIQSHYLRPSDTDWRARYEDFCATPRPLLKPDFYYGNVTLPLLSDHYQYLGSGF, via the coding sequence ATGGGGTCAAAACAGATAATAAGTGCTCTGTTAAATGAGCATGCTTTTAGTCCAATAACGGGGCAGTTTTTAGCGATAGGCAGAAGTACGGTATATACGCCGAAAAATGTTTTAACGGATTTGTTCAATAAATATAAAATCCCCACGGAGACTCTTCAGAGTATTTATAGCAGCAATAAATATATAGACAATTCAACCCGCCGCAGCACAGGGGAAATCACGGATGATGCTTTAATCGCCTCCTTTTCCGGCTGTCAATATAATTGCCTGGATATATCCGGCTATGAGGGCGCAGATATTATTCATGACATGAATACCCCGATTCCACAGGACTATCACGGTAAGTATGATTTTATATATAACGGCGGCTGCATGGATAACATGTTTGACCCCGTTACGTGTATAAAAAACACGGCAAAAATGCTTAGCCCTAACGGCAGGATAGTGCACGCCGAGTCTGCTACGGCAATGGCCGGATACTATCTTACTTTTTCCCCCGAATGGTTTTTCAGCTACTATGCGATAAACAATTTTTATGATTGCAAGGTTTATGTGGTGGTTGCCCGTGAGCCTTACAAAGACATCGGAAGGAAGATATTTGACGCCGACCTTTTCCTCTGGCGCCCGTACTTTACCAGAACACAGGACTACAACTATATAGAGGGCTGCCGGTCCGTAGATGGCCTGATGTTGTTGATTGTTGTGGCACAGAAGGGGCGGCACAGCACAAGCGACACCATCCCCATACAGAGCCACTACCTTCGCCCCTCAGACACGGACTGGAGGGCGAGATACGAGGACTTTTGCGCAACACCCCGCCCCCTTTTAAAACCGGATTTTTACTACGGCAACGTGACACTGCCACTGCTCTCAGACCACTACCAATACCTGGGCAGCGGATTTTAG
- a CDS encoding radical SAM protein yields the protein MTKQKIDTAKLINSPVKVGLVQINFNYGNEYHIPYSVGLLQAYAMKYLKRPDDFKFLLPIYKRLPVDSAVEYLLETDIVFFSTYVWNRNISFEIARRLKQIKAEEIITVFGGPQIPVRNTEAFLRTNPQIDIACHGEGERVVLAVLESFHKKTWVDVPSVSFIDKDNNFVHTPEGRRIIDLDEIPSPYLEGVFEPLMEANLEDKWLVLWETNRGCPFTCAYCDWSATKRRLNQFGTERLYREMDWVSRHRIRYLICCDSNFGILPRDMEIVKYLAENKIKHGYPEDFSMSNTKNTTERIYNIHKIMAGAKMSKGVYLAMQSLNEDTLKFIKRSNISNETFLELQRRFSRERIETFTDLIIPLPGETYESFTEGVSTIIENGQYNSITFSNLSILTNADMADPEYQKTFGMEIVEIKASSLHISIFEDEVTEVQQLVVATNTMPGADYIKAKIFIWMVRFLFFDKLLQIPLVIVNKLYGLRYNDIIESFIAQCSGFRLLCGVYGSFVKKAHEIQGGGAYEFIGSKEWLNIWWAVEELAIIELCTENKLDDFYGECKEVLFRILYEKGAGHFEVPIEEAIILNRHLIKLPFKTENIDITLSHNIYDFYRAVVTGQHVPFEKKLSTYRIDRTTNTWASWQQWCKEVIWYGSKRGAYIYGCSAVV from the coding sequence TTGACAAAACAGAAAATTGATACTGCAAAACTGATTAACAGCCCTGTGAAGGTGGGCCTGGTACAGATAAATTTTAATTACGGCAATGAATACCATATTCCGTACTCAGTGGGGCTCCTTCAGGCCTATGCTATGAAATATCTGAAGAGGCCGGATGATTTCAAGTTCCTTTTGCCCATATATAAAAGGCTTCCTGTGGACAGTGCTGTGGAATACCTGCTGGAGACGGACATAGTTTTTTTCAGCACCTATGTATGGAACAGAAACATCTCTTTTGAAATAGCAAGAAGGCTGAAACAAATAAAAGCAGAGGAAATAATCACCGTCTTTGGGGGGCCTCAGATACCGGTGAGAAACACAGAGGCCTTTTTGAGAACCAACCCTCAGATAGATATTGCCTGCCACGGTGAGGGTGAGAGGGTGGTTCTTGCTGTGTTAGAATCTTTCCACAAAAAAACATGGGTGGATGTGCCCTCTGTAAGCTTTATCGACAAAGATAATAACTTTGTCCACACTCCTGAGGGGCGGAGAATAATTGATCTTGATGAGATTCCATCTCCCTACCTTGAGGGTGTTTTTGAGCCTCTTATGGAGGCAAATCTTGAGGATAAGTGGCTGGTGCTTTGGGAGACCAACCGTGGCTGCCCCTTTACATGTGCATACTGTGACTGGAGTGCTACAAAACGGAGATTGAATCAATTCGGCACGGAGCGTCTTTACAGGGAAATGGATTGGGTGAGCCGGCACCGGATAAGGTACTTAATTTGTTGTGATTCCAACTTCGGGATTCTCCCCAGGGATATGGAAATTGTTAAATACCTGGCGGAAAACAAAATAAAGCACGGATACCCTGAGGACTTCTCTATGTCCAACACTAAAAACACCACCGAGCGTATTTATAATATACATAAAATCATGGCCGGTGCAAAAATGAGCAAAGGGGTTTACCTTGCCATGCAGTCACTCAACGAGGACACCCTGAAGTTCATTAAACGCTCAAACATATCCAACGAGACATTTCTTGAGCTTCAGCGCAGATTCAGCCGGGAGAGGATAGAGACATTTACCGATCTCATTATTCCCTTGCCCGGGGAAACCTACGAGAGCTTCACGGAGGGTGTCTCGACGATTATCGAAAACGGCCAGTACAACAGTATAACATTTTCCAATCTGAGCATTCTCACTAACGCCGACATGGCCGACCCTGAATATCAAAAAACATTTGGCATGGAGATTGTTGAAATAAAGGCCTCAAGTCTCCACATTTCAATATTTGAGGATGAGGTCACCGAGGTTCAACAACTGGTTGTTGCTACAAACACTATGCCGGGGGCGGATTACATTAAAGCTAAAATATTTATCTGGATGGTTAGGTTTTTGTTTTTTGACAAACTTCTGCAAATTCCCCTTGTAATAGTCAATAAGCTCTATGGCCTCAGATACAATGACATTATAGAGAGCTTTATAGCACAATGCAGCGGTTTCCGGCTTCTTTGCGGTGTATATGGTTCATTTGTCAAAAAAGCGCATGAAATACAAGGCGGTGGCGCGTATGAGTTTATAGGGTCAAAAGAATGGTTAAACATTTGGTGGGCGGTTGAGGAGCTGGCAATAATAGAACTCTGCACGGAAAACAAACTTGATGATTTCTACGGGGAGTGCAAAGAAGTGCTTTTCAGAATTCTTTATGAAAAAGGTGCCGGACACTTTGAAGTGCCCATAGAAGAGGCCATAATATTAAACAGACACCTTATAAAGCTGCCCTTTAAGACTGAGAATATTGATATTACACTCTCACACAATATATATGACTTTTACAGAGCCGTTGTTACAGGGCAGCATGTTCCCTTTGAGAAAAAATTGAGCACTTACCGCATAGACAGGACAACCAACACGTGGGCCTCATGGCAGCAGTGGTGCAAGGAGGTCATCTGGTATGGGAGTAAGCGAGGGGCCTATATTTACGGCTGCAGTGCGGTTGTGTGA
- a CDS encoding HEPN domain-containing protein produces the protein MNEADKIDIVISWFRKAENDLINAGYTMTMSNPPCDTVCFHAEQCAEKYLKGFLTYHQIEFPRTHSIENLVGLCKQVAPAIETELGDIAEILSSYGVAVRYPDGVYYDIPKEDAAEAIILAKTVKAFVLKQLEGMLNIPI, from the coding sequence ATGAACGAAGCGGATAAGATTGATATTGTAATAAGCTGGTTCCGAAAGGCAGAAAATGATCTTATTAACGCCGGGTACACAATGACAATGTCCAATCCGCCATGTGATACTGTCTGCTTTCACGCTGAACAGTGCGCTGAAAAATATCTGAAGGGGTTTCTCACATACCACCAGATAGAATTCCCCAGGACACATTCGATTGAGAATCTGGTTGGACTCTGCAAACAAGTTGCCCCTGCCATAGAAACAGAGCTCGGAGACATAGCAGAAATACTCTCAAGTTATGGGGTTGCGGTGCGTTACCCTGATGGGGTCTATTATGATATCCCCAAAGAAGATGCCGCAGAGGCTATAATACTTGCAAAGACAGTGAAAGCGTTTGTTTTGAAACAGCTTGAGGGAATGCTAAACATTCCGATATAG
- a CDS encoding nucleotidyltransferase domain-containing protein, which produces MNINETINEIVQRIASFCSPEKIILFGSYAYGAPTTQSDLDIMVIMDTVEMPHKRAVPLRKLLRDISVPKDIIVKTPDEYWRYKDVTGTIVYPAVHYGRVIYERSG; this is translated from the coding sequence ATGAATATAAATGAAACCATTAATGAGATTGTCCAAAGGATAGCCTCTTTTTGCAGTCCTGAAAAGATAATCCTGTTTGGCTCCTATGCTTATGGAGCGCCGACTACACAGAGCGATCTGGATATTATGGTTATCATGGACACGGTTGAAATGCCTCATAAAAGAGCTGTCCCTTTGAGGAAACTCCTGCGCGATATATCTGTGCCAAAGGACATTATTGTGAAGACTCCTGATGAGTATTGGCGGTATAAGGATGTGACTGGCACGATAGTTTACCCTGCCGTCCATTACGGGAGGGTGATATATGAACGAAGCGGATAA